Genomic DNA from Paenibacillus borealis:
ACGGCCCCTTAGGATTCAGAACAGTGAGTGAACTGCATCCCGGCAGGAGAAGGATCAGGCTTAGAAACAAAGCGTATAACGGTCCCTTTTTTTTCATATAGAACTCCTTCCTTCAATACTACTTTTCATTCGCCGTTCATTAACGGGCTTACTACTTAACCTGTATCTATAGTAAGAACTACTTACCCATAATGCAAAATACATATTTTGTATATTAAGCTAAAAAAGACCTTAAAAATGGCGAACAAGTTAAATATGTGTGATCAAATTGTTACAACTACTTAAAGGTATGATAAAGATCACTGTAGTGGCGCAGTTTAAGCTAATTTTAAGGTTGTTCAAACTTTGTTCAAGATTGCACAATTGTTATTAATTTTGTCACATTTATTTTGCGTCAAAAACATGTGATTTAACCGCTTATTGCTTGCTGTGACAGCATTCGACGCAAATTGTCGTATTTCAGAAAAAAAGCTGAATATTCATTTTCTCATTGCAAAAAGAGTAACAATATTTTAGCTTGCGGTTACAATCTCTCAAATTACGTTATATCTATGTGTGATAAAGTTATAGACAAATATACATAGATTGGAGATTACTGCTGTGCCCATCAAAAAAATAATGCTCTTATTCTTCTCTTTGTTCCTGATTACGGGTCTTGTGCAGATCCCGGCTAACGCTGAAGGTAAAACTAATGTACTGAAGCTCGGGGTCAACGATAAATTGAGCAGTATAGAAGCTGTGTCTGTAAAAGGCACTTACTATGTCCCTCTGCGCGCTCTGGCCGATGAATTGAAATGGACGCTTACCGGCCTGACGGACGGAATTCTGGTGTCGGGCGGCTCCGGGTCGCTGACCTTGCAGGGCGATGCCGGTGCTGTGCTCAAAGATGGCACAGTGGTGCCTGTGAGCACTTTTTTGCAGGACGGTAAACTTATGGTTCCGCTGAAAGTGAGCGGGTATCTTGGGTATATCATATCCTTTGCGGGGGATAAATATTTACTTCGGGTGAAGGACGGTTCGGCGGGGCTTACGGATGACGCCTTTGTAACCAAGTATGCAGCTGAACTGAAGCCTGCGGATACAGCCCCGGTGGAGCCTGAGCCATCCGTTGAACCCGGCAAGCCCGGACAAACCGTGTATCTTACTTTTGATGACGGCCCGTCGGCGACGACAGCGCAGCTGCTGGATATCTTAAGCAAGTATGAGGTGCAGGCAACCTTCTTCATGCTGGGAAATAACATGAACAAATATCCTTCGCAGGTGAAGCGGATTGTGGAGGAAAACTATGGCCTGGGGCTTCATGGCATGACACACCGCAAGGAGAAATTCTATGCTTCCCCGGCTGCGGCGCTGGCGGAGATGTCAGGCGATAATGCTGTCCTCAAGAAGCTGACAGGTGCAAGCACGACGCTGATTCGGCCGCCTTACGGAAGCAAACCGTATTTCACCAAGTCTTTCCGGGACAAGGTGCTGGGTCAGGGCTATCATCTCTGGGACTGGAATGTGGATTCAAATGACTGGAAGTACAAAGAGGACAGTGACAAGATCTATACGACAGTTATGGATCAGGTCCATAAGCTGAAGCAGTCCAAGACCAATCCGGTCATTCTGATGCATGACCAGAAGGCCACCCTCAAGGTGCTGCCGCGTCTGCTGGAGGCGCTTAAGAAGGAAGGCTATACCTTCCAGGTGATTACGAAGGATCTGGAGCCGGTGAACTTCTGGAAGGATAAACGCTGATAAGAAGGTTTTGTATGCAAAAGAGCAAGCTGCGGGGGAGTCCACGCCGGCTTGCTCTTTTTTTGCAGCTTGTAGTACAGGGGGATGTGGAACAAGCCTTCATAAAAAGTAAGACGGTGAATGGAGGCAGGCTGCCAGCGAGCCAAACTGCAAACGCAACAGCGAAAATCCTGCACAAAATACAACAATCAGTCCCGCTGAAGCGTCGATCTGGTGGGAATCTTGCACAAAATACAACAATCGGTGCCGCTGAAGTTTCGATCTGGTGGAAATCCTGCAGAAAGTACAACAATTCTGGTTATAGCCCGCCGAATCGCCGGAAATCCTGCATAATGTACAACAATGCAGGTTCGCGCCGGCTGAATCAGCGGCCAAGGATGTGTTAGCACGAGAGTAACGATGCTACTTGTACAGATATTGGACAAGCATATTGACCAGCTCAGACTTCAGCCGGTCCACAGCGCTCCACTGCGGGGAGAAGGAGATGAAATCGACGATGGCGTAGCAATTTGCCCCGGCCCCGCATAAATTGGAACAGGACGAGATGCCGGGCAGCGTTCTCTGCGGTCCCCCATCCTGTTCAAGTGCCGGGAGGGATGCTTATGCCACGCAGAATTACCAGTACACCAAGACAAGACGGCTACCGTATGCCTGGGGAATTCGAGCCGCATCAGGGGACATGGATGCTCTGGCCGACCCGGCCGGACACATGGCGGCTGGGGGCGAAGCCGGCGCAGGCTGCTTTTGCCAGAGTGGCGGCAGCGGTTGCGGAATTTGAACCTGTAACGATTGGCACGATCAGTGCCCAATATGAGCATGTCCGGGCACTTGTGCCACCGCAGGTACGAGTGGTGGAGATCTCCTCGAACGATGCGTGGATGCGGGACATCGGCCCGACCTTTGTAGTGAACGGCAGCGGCGGGGTACGGGGGATTGATTGGGGGTTCAACGCCTGGGGCGGACTCGATGGAGGGTTGTATTTCCCCTGGGACCAGGATCTGCTGGTGAAGCGGAAGGTGCTGGAGATAGAAAAGCTGGACTATTATGACCTGCGGCATTTCATCCTTGAGGGCGGAGCTGTTCATGTGGATGGAGAAGGTACGCTGATAACGACTGAGCAGTGTCTGCTGCATAAGAACCGCAACCCTCATCTGTCCAAAAGGCAGATCGGGGGTTATTTGCGCGACACGCTGAACGTAGACAAGATTATCTGGCTGCCCAGAGGAATGAGTGATGATGAGACGGACGGCCATATTGATGAGGTGGCGGCTTTTGTGAAGCCGGGTGTAGTGGTGATGAGCTGGACCGATGACCGGGAAGACCCGCAATATGAGGTGCTGCACGAAGCTTATTCACGGCTCATCCGGCAGAGGGACGCGCGCGGGCGCAAGCTGGAGGTTCACCGGCTGCATATTCCGGAACGGCTGACAATTACAGATGAAGAGGCGGGATGGATCGATCCGGCCAGCGGCAGCTACAGCCGTGCCCCCGGCACAACGTTTGCAGCAACTTATGTGAATTTCTATATCTGCAACGGCGGAGTGGTGATGCCGGCATTCGGTGACAGGCAGGATGCGGAGGCGCTGGAGACAGTGCAGCGGTTATTCACAGACCGCAGGGTGGTGCAGGTCAATACCCGCGAGATCGCCTTGGGCGGAGGGAATATTCACTGTATTACCCAGCAGCAGCCCCGGAGCGGGTAGCGTAGTTTGACACCCGGCTCGCCGGAGCCGGTATGTACAGAAACCCGGGCTGTTCTACAGCCCGGGTTCCTTTTGTATGCGGCTGTAACCGCGTTTATCCGTGGGCTTCATGAGGTGGCGCTGCCCGGGAGTTCGCAAATATGATTATGTTAATGATTGACATACACTTCTGACTGTATTAATAATAGTAGTACAGTTAGTACACCTAGACGACCTTTGTGAAGCATCCTATGAAAGGAGGACTGTCATGTTCGAACTCGATGTACGCAGCCGCAAGCCGATCTATGAACAACTGACCGATAAGGTCAAAGAGATGATTATGCATGGTATTCTGCAGGCGGATGAACAACTGCCTTCGGTGAGGACTTTATCCTCGCAGCTTACGGTGAACCCCAATACGATCCAGAAAGCCTACAGGGAGCTGGAGCGGGAAGGTTACATCTATTCACAGCAGGGCAAGGGCAATTTCGTAGCCCCGCTGCAGCACGGACAGAATGAGAGCAAACGGGCAGAGCTGAAGGAAGAGCTGCTGCGGCTGATGGCAGAGGCAGTCTATCTCGGATTCACGGAGAGTGAGATGAGTGCGCTGTACCGCCAGGCACTGGATAAGAGAAGAGAGGAGAACAGCCATGATTGAGATACGCGGAGTGAGCAAGATTTTCCAGGAGGAAAAGGCTGTTGACGACATTTCGCTGACTGTAAATAAAGGCGCCATTTACGGCTTGCTGGGCTCCAACGGGGCAGGCAAAACAACGCTGCTGAAGACGCTCGCCGGCATCTACCGTCCCGAAGCGGGGACCGTCAAGATAGACGGCCAGCCGGTGTTTGAAGCTCCTGAGGTGAAGCGCAGGCTGATCTTCATGCCGGACAGTCCTTATTTCTTCCCGCAGGCAACTATTAGAAGTATGGCGGCATTCTACCGCTCCGTATATCCGGAATGGAGCCAGAAAAGATACGAGGAGCTCGGGACAGTGTTCCGGCTGGATACCCGGCGCAAGCTCAGCCGCTTCTCCAAAGGAATGCAGCGCCAAGCCGCCTTCTGGCTGGCCCTCAGCTGCAAGCCGGATGTGCTGATTATGGACGAGCCGATTGACGGGCTTGACCCTGTCATGCGCCGGCAGATCAAGAATCTGCTGTTCCAGGAAGTAGCCGAGCGGGAGCTGACCGTACTGATCTCCTCGCATAACCTGCGGGAAATCGAAGATCTGTGCGACCATGTCGGCATTATGCATGAAGGCCGGATGCTGGTTGAGAAGGATCTGGATGATTTGAAGGCAGACACGCATAAGATCCAGGTGGCCTTTCGCGATGAACGCCATGCGGCGGCGCTGGAGGCCAAGCTGCAGATTCTCCATCAGGAGCAGCGGGGAAGTGTCAGCCTGTATATTGTAAAAGGTGACCGGGAGCGGATCGCCCAGGCTTTTCATGTCTACGAGCCTTATGTGTTTGATCTGCTGCCGCTGACGCTGGAGGAAATCTTTATTTATGAAATGGGGGATGCCGGTTATGACGCGCAGCCGATTATTCTATAACAGCAGTATTATCCGCCAGAACCTGCGCCAGCACGGCTGGATCGGAATTTTATATACACTGGCACTGTTGTTCATATTCCCGTTGCAGATACTCATGAACGGCTACCGGTTTACGGAACCTATGGAGATCCCGCAGCTTTTTAACATTGGTATCGAAATTGCACCTTTCCTCATTGCTTTTCCTATTGGAGCCGGTTTATTCCTGTTCCGTTATCTGCAGTCCAAAATGCCTTCCGATCTGTGGCACAGCCTGCCGCTGCGGCGCTCGCATCTGCTCGCTTCCCATACGCTGAGCGGTTTGCTCCTGCTGCTTCCGCCAGTCTGGATTACAGCTGCGGTTGCGGCGATCATCCGCCCGCTGGACGGCATCATGTATATCTACAACGCAGCCGATGTCTGGGAATGGTGTCTGACCGTCAGCCTGCTGACGCTGTTTCTATTTGTGTTCACTGTATTTGTAGGCATTTGCACGGGACAGACCATTCTCCAGGGAATACTGATCTTCATCCTGCTGATTCTTCCCGCTGCACTTCTGCAATTCATCGATATGCATCTGAACAGATATCTCTACGGGTATCCGGAATGGTCCGGCTTGCAGAATATCCTGAATAACTGGGCACCGCTTCTGCGTATTATGGACCTGTCCATTGAGCCTTTAACTAGTGCAGAAGCGTGGATTTATGCCGTTTTATCTGTTGTGTTCATCGCGCTGTCCTTCTTGCTGTACCGTAAACGCCACAGTGAAAAATCCGGGCAGGCTATGGCTTTCACCTACTTCAATCCGCTGTTCAAAGGCGGTGTAATGCTCTGCAGCATGCTGCTGGCCAGCCTGTACTTCGGCACCGGGCGGAATCAGCTTGGCTGGATCATCGGCAGTACCCTTGTGGGTGGACTTATCGGGTTCATTGCAGTCGAAATGATTCTCCGCAAAACCTGGCATATTATGACCCGCAAGCTACCGCTTGAATTCGCGGTTTACGGCGTACTTCTGGGTCTGCTGCTCTATGTTCCCGTGTCCGGATTAACCGGGTATGAGGACAGGGTACCACAGGCTGATAAAGTGACTGCGGTATATGCCGGGGGCAATTACCGTGAATTAACGCAGAATCCGCAAGGTCATAATACCTGGATGGAACCGGAGGAGAATATTTACTCAACGGACCGGGAGTACATCAAAGCTGTTACCGCGATGCATCATGCAGTTGTTGCTTCTAGGCCGGATCCCCGGAATACCCCGCAGTACGATTATACCGGGAACCGGCAGTTTACTCTGGCTTACAAGCTGGAGAGCGGGCGGAAGCTCGTACGGACCTATATTGTTCCGGCAAAGGGCTTTGAGCCGGAGCTAAAGTCGGTCATGGAGAAAGAGGATTTCAAGCGTGAGAAGTATTATCTGGCCCAGCTGGATCAGGAGATGGAGAGCTTCAGGCTGAGCTATCTGGATAAAGTGTACAGCATCTCGGAACCGCAGGATGTAAAGGAATTCAATGAAATTCTGAAGCGTGAGCTGCTGAACAGGTCTTATGAAGATCAGGTTAGCGACCTGCGTGCGCTGGCTTCAATCCAATACGTTGTTAAGCAGAATTCAAACAGTAATCAGATCTTTTATTCGTATGAATGGTATCCATCCTACCGTGAGATGACGGCCTGGCTGAAACAGAAGGGCTATGCCGATAAAATCAAGTACACAGCGCAGGAGGTACTGTCCGCTGAAATGTTCAAGGATGAACACCAGAGCGAAATTCCTGCTTCCCAGATCTATGATCCCGAGAAGCGGCTGCAATTAGCCCGCAGTGAGAAGCGGTCCGCTGTGATTACAGATCAGACGCAGATCAACAGTATATTGGAGCACCAGCGCGCCTTCACCCGGCTGGGGGAAAAATATATAGTGAAGATAGAGTACAAAGGCGGGACGATTAATTATGTATCGCTGGATGAACGGGATATGTCACCAGCGCTTAGGGCTCTTCTTCCGTAGGATCATTATAGTAATTAGTCTGCAGTTATAGTGATGCCCCCGCTCCCGGTGTATCTGCCCTCCGGTCCGGGGGCATTTCGTGTCTTAAGCCTCTGCTTGGGTTATGCTTATATAAAGCTAATATAGAGCAGGGCTTAAGCGCTCGCATGGAATCAACAGGGTAAGGAGGGAAGTTTAATGGAAGAGGTACCGGATCATCTGGATCACGGACTGCAGATTGTGTTCATAGGCTTTAACCCCAGCATCCGTTCAGGAGAGCTGGGCCACCACTATGCTAATCCGCGCAATAATTTCTGGCGGATTCTGCATAATTCCGGCCTGACCCCGCGGCTGTATGATGCCTCGGAGGATGGGGAGCTGCTGAAGCTGGGCTACGGGTTCACGAATATAGTCGCCCGCCCCACGGTAGGCGCCGAGGATATTACCCGTGAAGAGTACACGCAGGGCCGGGAGCTGCTACGCGCCAAGCTGGAGCAGTACCGCCCGGATATCGCCTGCTTTGTCGGCAAAGGCGTATACACGGAATTCAGCCGCAGAACCAAAGCGGACTGGGGATTTCAGGAGGGTGTGACTCCGGTGGTCGATGGAGTGCGGGAGTTTGTCGCGCCTTCGTCCAGCGGACTTGTCCGGATGCCGATGCCGGAGATCGTGGATATTTACCGGCGGCTGCATGATTTTACGGAAGAGAAGGAGACTTGAGGCGCAGGTCGCCCGCCGCCACAAGTAATGTAGCTGTTTGCGGATGCTGCAATTGATGTGAATGCTGCGAACGCTGCTAATGTGGTGCGCTATAAGGCAGGATTCTAGTTCCAATGTTACTGGCAGTTCCAGCCTGACCGGCAGTTGCTCGCTGCTTGCGGACTCAGTGGACCTTATGTTTGGGAAAACCCGCTGAAAAAGGCTATACGCAAGGCTGATAAATCTGGAGCTTGCATTGAACTGCGCTTAAAACAAAAGCCCCCTTGGCCCAAAGGCTCAAGGGGGCTTAACTTAGCTAGATCTGAATCAACAGCAGAATGATCGATGATAACGAGAGGCAGACACTGACCAGATACAGCACAGCGACCACCTGTTTCTGATTCAGGCCGGCCTTGAGCAGGCGGTAATGGACCTGGGTGGCGTCGGCCTGATAGATGGCCTGCCCTTTGAGGAATCTTTTGACAACAACAAAAATATTATCGAAGATCGGTACGCCGAGCGCAAGAATCGGAATGCACAGCGACAGCACCGTTGCCTGCTTGAAGGCACCGTCAAGCGCAATCACGGCCAGAATGAAGCCGAGGAAGGTGGCACCGGCGTCGCCCATGAAGATTTTGGCGGGAGCTTTGTTGTAGCGCAGATACGCGACTGTGACTCCGATAAGCGACATCGCCATGATGGCTGATGAGGATTGTCCCATGGTAATGGCGACTACGAACAGGGTTACTGCCGAGATCGCTGTAAGTCCTCCGGCCAGACCATCCATGCCGTCAGAGAAATTAATCACCGTGGTGACGCCGAAGATCCAGATAATCGTCAGCAGGAACTGCAGAATGAACGGCAGTGAGATATAATCTCCTGAGAAGGGATTGATGAATCCCGTGAAGGCATTGCCTGAGAAAAAGACGAGAATCGCTGCGGCAATCTGAACAATGAATTTCGGAAGCGCCGGGAAGTCCTTGCCTTTGGTTTTGTACCAGTCGTCAATGGTTCCTATAGTCAGCAGCAGTACACCGCCGATGAAGAGGGCCAGTGTCTCCAGTGAGAAATCCCGGGCGAACAGCAGATATGTAATAAAGAAGCCTACGAATATGGCATAGCTGGCCGTGAGCGGAATCGGCTCCCTATGTATTTTGCGTTCTACATCTTCTCTGGGCCTGTCCACAAAATCCAGCCGGAAAGCGAGCTTGCCAAGAGGAGGAATCAGCAGATAAACGATAAAAAATGACACGAGAAACGCTAAAACGTATAAAATGACAATCACCCCGTTGATTTATTTAGGCTGGTCTGTGTAAATTATATCGCAGAAGGTTATACGTTGTCGAACCGGCAAACGAGATGGAGGGAAATATTGAAAGATGAAGTACAAAGTGATTTTATTTGATGCCGATGATACGCTGTTTGATTACGGGATGGCGGAGAGCCATGCCTTGTACCACGCCTTTGCCCATTTCGGACTGCCGACAGGGGCGGAGGATTACGCGTCCAGCTACAAAGAAATTAACCATTCACTGTGGAAGGACTTCGAACAGGGACGGATTACCTCTGCTGCGCTGCGTGTGGAACGGTTCAACCGGCTGTTTGCCGCGCATAGTCTTGAGCTTAAGCCGGATGAATTCAGCGAAGCTTATCTGCGGTTCCTCGGGGAGGGCACGTTCCTGATTCAAGGGGCGGTAGAGCTATGCGGAGAGCTTGCCGGCTGCAGGCTGGCTATTATAACAAACGGAATTAAGGATGTGCAGCAATCGAGAATCAAGGGTTCCCCGCTGAGCGAAGTATTCGAAGCAATTATTATCTCTGAGGAGACAGGGTACCAGAAGCCGGAGACGGGGATTTTTGATTATGCTTTTGAACGGCTTGGTATTTCTGATAAAAGTAAGGTGCTGATTGTCGGTGACTCGCTGACCTCGGATATTCAGGGCGGGATCAATTATGGCATCGATACCTGCTGGTTCAATCCGCTGGAGAAACCGGGAGATCCGGATGTGCTGCCTACATATGAAATCCGCAGTTTAGAGGAGCTTCTGAAGATTGTACGCTAGGGCAATGTTTGTGGCAGGCGGGTGACGTTGAGTGCCAATCCCTCTTGAACTTGGCTTCCGGCAGGTTGAAAGATTCTCCCCTGTGTTAAATATATAAGGACGCTATATATATCCAATATTGATAACAACACACGGGAGAGGATTACTATGAATAAAAAATGGCTGATTGCCGCCGTGGTTACCGGACTTACAGTAACCGGTTCGGCAGGTGTCTATGCAGGCGCCAAGCTGCAGCAAATCAAGGCCTATCTGAACCACAGCCTCGGGATTGTGGTGGATGGTACTCCGTATTGGCTGAAAGACGGCAACGGTAAAACGCTAACACCAATCACCTACGAAGGCACCACCTACCTGCCGATCCGGTCGATCGCAGATGCGCTGGATGTGCCGATAACTTATGATGCTGCGAATTATAAAGTGAGAATCGGTACCGGCAGCGAGGTTGCCCCTTCACCGGGAGCCTCCGCCGGCGGCGGGACTACAGCTCCGGTGGAGGGTACTGCCCGGCCGGTTAACCTGCCGAAGGATTTCCCGATTCCGGCAGATGCCCTGATTGCGACCACCCTTGATACGGATGCAAACGGTGTGAAAAAGGTGGCCTTCAGCTATTCCACGCAGGAAACGCTGGACATGATGGGATTCGTGTACAGTGAATATGTGCGCATCAAGCGGCTTGATAATGCTTCAGAGACCGTAACAGCCAGCACGGTCAAAATCACAGGCAGACTCGGCGGCACGAGTCCGGTATCGATCACGGGCAAAGCTTCCACTGCCCGTCCAGGCTACAATATCTTCACGGTTACCTGGTCAGAGAGCTGATAGGCATAAGTATGCAGTTATGCTCTCATGAATAGAACAAATACTCCGGGCCGCGAAGCGGTCCGGAGTATTTAGTGCGGAAAGGATTAGATGGTTTGTTCCGGCACCTTCTTAAGCTTAAGCCTGCTGCCGGGTATCGAGCGGCTTCAAATGCGCTTCAATCTGCGCGCGCTTTGATTCCAGGAACGGCGGAAGGGCCAGGGCCTCGCCCAAATGCTCTACCTCTTCATCGGTGGCAAATCCCGGTCCATCCGTAGCCAGCTCGAACAAAATGCCATTCGGCTCGCGGAAATAGAGCGAGCGGAAGTAGAAGCGGTCGACGAATCCGGAATTGGGCAGCTGCACGGTGCGGATACGTTCGATCCACAGCTTGAGCTCTTCTTCGTTATCTACGCGGAAGGCGACGTGATGTACACCGCCGCGTCCGAGGCGCTCCTGCGGCAGATCCTTGCGTTCCTCCAGATGGATCTCTGTGCCGGAGCCGCCTTCTCCGGTCTCGAATACGATGACATCCGGCTGTCCGTTTACCAGCGAAGGGTAAGTGTCCTTGCGGCGGAAGCCGAGCAGATCCTCCAGGATCAGCGCCGTATGTTCGGCTGTCTCTACGGTGAGGTGTGCCGGGCCAAGTCCAACAATGGCATATTCCGCCGGTACGGGGCTCTTGTCCCAGGGCTTGCCGCCAGCCATACCCTGATTATGCTCATCCGAGACGAGGATAAGGCGCTGTCCCTCGTGATCGGTGAAGGCCAGTGTCTTGCGGCCGCCGCGTTCGGCAATCTCATCGTGCTCCACGCCAAACACTGTGAACCGCTGGGTCCAGTAGAGCAGCGCATCATCACTTGGTACACGGAGTGAAAGCGCAGAGATGCTGTTGTTGCCGTCACGGTTGCGGCCGGCGTTCGGCAGCTCGAAGAAGGTAAGCTCGGTGCCCGGGTTCCCGGTCTCATCACCATAGAACAGATGATAGACAGAAACGTCATCCTGGTTTACAGTTTTTTTGATCAGGCGTAGTCCGAGCACTTCCGTGTAGAATTTGTAGTTCTCCGGTGCTTTGGCTGTAATGGCGGATACATGATGCAGCCCTTTTAATGTTAAACTCATGTGAAGGCCTCCTATATAGTTTTGTCGCTTCGAGATCAGAAACTCAAGCTTTGTGAGTCTAAGCGTATATGTCTAACCGTGCCGGATACTTAATGAGTATTTTTAAGTTACTATAATTTTAATAGTAAATTAGGAGAAATGCAAGGTGTATTTTGTATTCATATTTAGTGTCCGATTTAGTATCCAAGAAAGCGGGGTTAAACATGCACACCAAATCAAGTCTGATGAAGCAGCTGGAGAGCCTGGGGATAGATCCGCAAGGAACGCTGCTGGTTCATTCCTCCTATAAGAGCATCGGTGAAGTAGAGGGAGGGGCGGAGACCGTACTGGATGCGCTCTCCGAGTATATGAAGGAAGGGCTGCTTGTCCTGCCGGCGCATACCTGGTCGTATATTAACGCGCTGAATCCGCGGTTCTCCGTTCTGGAGTCACCAGTCTGCGTCGGCATTCTGCCGGAGCTGTTCCGTAAGCGGCCGGGCGTGATCCGTTCCTGGCATCCGACACACTCTGTAGCTGCGCTTGGTGCGGACGCGGCAGACTTTACTGCCGGAGACCAGCGCTGGGATACACCCTGCGCGCGCGGCTCGGTCTATGGCAGGCTGCTGGACCGCAAGGCGGAGATTATGCTGCTGGGTGTTGATTTGCGGAGAAACACGTTCATCCACGGAATTGAAGAATGGGTGGATATCCCCGGCAGAATGACGGACGGGCATGAACAGTTATAC
This window encodes:
- a CDS encoding AAC(3) family N-acetyltransferase, which produces MHTKSSLMKQLESLGIDPQGTLLVHSSYKSIGEVEGGAETVLDALSEYMKEGLLVLPAHTWSYINALNPRFSVLESPVCVGILPELFRKRPGVIRSWHPTHSVAALGADAADFTAGDQRWDTPCARGSVYGRLLDRKAEIMLLGVDLRRNTFIHGIEEWVDIPGRMTDGHEQLYTVTPEGEEIAVPSRRHSGLSWSQHFWKVEPVLEEGGALRRGRFGDAAVMICGTVETTDILSRMLGENPDLFSDNEPLHGEAVPESLPKTKPGVPQRTVRERT